Genomic DNA from Choristoneura fumiferana chromosome 16, NRCan_CFum_1, whole genome shotgun sequence:
CTGAGGCCGAGACGCTGCCCAACTCAAACAGCGACTCCTGCTTGATTTCCAACCCTGGCTCTACTAGAAAGTCATGTGTGTAAATAGAATCCGACATGGCACGTGTTTGTGTTGAGCGACCTTGACTTAAAATCGTCTCGTTGATAGACTGGCGCGCGCTTCCGTCTTTATCGATCGGTTCGCAGCGAGACCCACGTGTCCctgtttgtgtttatttattccATCAAACTGTTTATCCGGAAGCTATATTTACAATGAGCACTGTTTCttgatattttttggaatttaacaTTATATTCATCAGTTACATAACGGTTTCAGAGCACATTAATTCGTAGCACTTTATTCCATAGACGTGATTATTCACAATGACTTGATATCGAATTTGTAATGGGGTAAAATAATAGTTTCACAATCACTTGCAACTATAAACGCACCTAAATGTGCGAAATCTGATACAAGAGCCGAGGAGGAACAAGATAATTCTAACTAGAACTGGGATTCACTtcgaatgaaaatatttttatcgcaCAATAACAAAAACACTCGCCCGTCCCATGCAGTCGACAAGGAGTAGTAAGTAAACAAAGTACCTAtctataagtatatatttagcATACCCAACCAAAGGTCATTAAAGAGTGACAGCACATAGTAACAACCGTTTGGTAAAAAAGAGATAGCCTAAGAATAGTGGGGGGGGGGAATGATGTGATATATAAATGTGCATAAGTGCGATGACGTTATTTCCGGTATTTATAAAGCTATTTCTACACTGTGTAagtaaacattttgaaaaaatagtgATTTCACAAACTGAAAAGTTAATGAatagtttaaaattatgttaataaataacatcAATAAATTTTTAGAAAGAAGTAAAATTTTATCGCATTGAAAATAACAACAGACTCACTGTGTCCAAATCATATTGTAGAACTAGGTTAAAATTgttcaatcaaaattaaaaaatattttcatagttCATAGATGTCGTAACCAACCAGCTGAACGTCAAAAGCActgacaaataatattttattctaatattattatgggTGACGACAATTTAAATTCCAGTAAACAATGTGATACAAATAAGTGTAACGTATTAATCATTGGCGGTGGCATGGCCGGTCTGGCCGCCGCCAATGAACTTATCAAAAATGGTATGTACAACTTTAGAATATTAGAAGCGAGAAAACGTCTTGGTGGTAGGATTGTCTCTATTCCTCTGAAAAATCACGATGTGGAATTGGGAGCCAACTGGATTCATGGTATTCTGAGCAATCCAATATTCGAGATAGCGATGGCGAACGGTCTAGTAAACataattaatatacctaagcCTCACAAGGTGATAGCGGCGACGGAGGACGGGAAGCAGGTGCCATTCGGTGTGTTGCAGGAGATCCACGAGGCCTACGTGGTGTTCCTGCGGCGCTGCGAGGAGTACTTCCTGTGCCAGTACCTGCCGCCGCCGGACGTGCTCAGCGTGGGCGAGCACATCAACCTCGAAGCCACCATCTACCTCGAGCGCTTGCCTTCCTCTGAGGAGAAGAAACTCCGCCGACTCATCTTTGACTGCCTCCTCAAACGAGAGACATGCATCTCTGGCTGCAACAGCATGGACGAAATTGATCTCCTAGAATTAGGCAGCTACACAGAACTTCAAGGAGGTAATATCATGATTCCTAAGGGCTACAGCTCAATATTACAACCATTGTTAAAAGATATCCCACCTGAAAAAATATTGTCTGCTCATCctgtaacaaaaataacttggGATTCGGGGCAGCATGGCTCCTGTAAATCTCTTGAAGATGGTGGAGAAGAATCTGAAGACTCTGATCAAACTGTGATAGAAGATATATCTAAGACCTCTACCTCAGATAATGTGAACCCGAGTGAAGGAAGCTTGCTGGCAGAAAGTGCACACaaaccaaagaaaaaaaatggaaactaTGTTGAAGTTGTTTGTGAGAATGGAGAGACTTTTTATGCTAATCATGTGATTTGTACAATACCCCTCGGTGTGCTCAAAGAGCAAGCCAAGGACCTGTTCCAGCCCGAGCTGCCTCAATACAAAATGGAATCTATAGAGAGGCTGTTATTTGGCactgtaaataaaatctttCTGGAATATGATCGGCCCTTCTTGAATCCCGATGTTACAGAAATAATGTTACTTTGGGAGAACACAACTACACCAGAAGATATGGCGGATTCTTGGTACAAAAAGATTTATTCATTTAGCAAAGTAACAGAAACCCTGTTGTTGGGATGGGTGTCAGGGAAAGAGGCCGAGTACTTGGAGACATTATCCATGGATGTTGTTGGTGTTACTTGCACAAATATTTTAAGGAAGTTTCTAAATGATCCTTTTGTACCAGAGCCACAAAAATGTGTATGGTTAGTATGgagtattttttaaacattattttacctaaatgtataaattatgtggctcattatttataatttatgttttgtttCAGCACCAGCTGGAATAAGCAGCCTTACACCAGAGGTTCATATACAGCTCTAGCTGTAGGATCCAGTCAGAGTGATATTGAGAGTTTAGCACAACCTTTATTTAGAAATGTTCATGATAAAAAGgtaattatattgtttatttaaaaacaataaatataggtacttaaaccTCATATTTTTTAACTACCTGCCTCAAAAtgcaataatattttatttcatatgtgataataaaataagattttcataTAGGCAATATTGATATTGTGGCCTTGAAtatattgtttgattttatctcTGCTAACTAATCAATCAATGTTTACAACCTACTGATTATGTTTTATGGTATTTAGTAGCTTTACTTattatgcttttttttttcaatttcagcCTGCATTGCTTTTTGCTGGTGAGCATACACACAGCAGCTACTATTCCACTGTTCACGGAGCTTACTTGTCCGGTCAAACGGCTGCCAAACGCCTATTGACACCATCAGAACCTGAAGAAAACTTCCTCGAATGCCCTGGCTCAGCTGATCTCACCTCCTGGATACAAGGGATACAGTTAGAAGGGTAACAAAAGTGAATCAACAAACTAATTGTAATATATACCACATTGTAAAGTTTTCtgatttttaaatgacaaaggctaaggtgcctatttatttagtaccagtaggatttattttgttctaattGTTTACACAATTTGTGTATATTGTTATGCCTAGTAATGGTGAAGACTGTAAAGTTATCCTTTACTTCTTTAAGACATAGCTAACAGCTTCCTTTAACTTATTTccaattataaaattacatGGCATATCTGGCTCTACTCTACATTGAATTATATACCGAatcaaaaaatttaatgaattgtTTAGGATACTTTTGAGATACTTAAAACATCCTTAAACGCAATAAAGTATATTTCCGGTTATTACTTACAATAATGctttaaatttaatacaaaaatatgatATCTTATGCTTATGAAATTTAAAtgcaattacaaaattaaagggaaatatattataacatgaattgattattatgaaaatgtGATTGAAAGAAAGTTAGTTATAtagcgtatttattttaattgtgattTTGTAGAAATAAGTAGCAAAGAAATTGCAACACTATTTACCAGTAACTAGTGTTAGACTATTTATTAGGTAACATATTGCATGGTTGTATAATCCATGGTTgctatttatttgttacctttttttttttcaaagtaatatCAAAGttgagtattatttttattgctatGTTATGAATCCATAAAATATTGCAAAAGTAAAGAGCATATAGTGGATATggaaatattttgaataatctagactatttttttttcattgatttGAACACCTAATAGATAGTgttaaaataatacacattaCTTAGCTCTTTTTAGATAgcaataaaaagtaggtacatttaattcttaatagttaactttgactttgaaaaatatttttaactattattgGATATTACTTTTTACTAGTGTGGCTCCATGGATTATAGAACAATGTGTCCTATTTTTACTCTATATAATCTAGGTATATTATGTTTGGTTatcaaatgttttaaaattacttgTCTCATTGAATTTAAAGGTAATTTGCAATATCACCTAACACTTTCCTATTGTTAAAGTGAGAGCACCTTAGCTTAAAAAATGcttaaattatctttatttacCTTGTGAaaggtaaataaatgaaattaaactaATTTATAACTTCACCTTAACATGTATTTTATCATACAGGCACAACTTTCTTTTAAAAGGAAATTTCAGTGGCTCCGTCGGGAAGAACTATTACTTAATAAATTCATTCAAAGTATCGTTTGTCGCTATCCTCCTCATGCGGCAAATATGcatttttcctggataaaaattAACCTATTAGTTTCTTTCCATGTGTCTCAAATCCGGTCTTCATCTAAATCCggtcagcggtttaagcgtgaatagttactttcgcatttgtaccTAATATGGATGGATGCACATTTGAATGTAATATTTCAATCATTAGATAGATATGTATAATTTATTCCTTGATCCAAAGATCCATACTGgctcacattttttttagtattgcCATCATTTCAGTATAGTATTGCTGTAGAATAAAAtagtctgtttaaaaaataattagactTTATTAATTTGCTCTCTCTTACTCTCTAAATAGTCCGTTCGTGTCTAACTAAAGCCGTGAAAGGTGTTTCTTTCAAACTTATctgggcccgattgcataacaaagtacaagctaatattattagcgattttgtattgaaattcactaatactattagcttgtactttattatgcaattgggccctgttAGAAAATGGCGCACATACCTAGCTACAATCGGTGGTAGAACGAGACGACTTTATCTTAAGGCGGAACGATCATCACAACGCTTGAATCTTTATCTCTATCTACTGTCGCGAACTGATACAAAAATCTACaataaaagtaagtaattaCCTACTGCTTAGAGTTGAAGTATGAGTCAAGAATCCTTTTTCCTTCATTAAGAATATCAATAAAGTAATCATAATAATACTTACCGCATGTACAACCAGCAGCAGAAGTGAATGACCTGTTACGATGCTcgaaatgatctacacacgagtCTACTGCCAAAGTACAGGAAcgctggtacagtcaccagcaccaatatctgacacaacaagcgtgcataaatatctgatacgactctatttctagggccggaaggacgtgtcagatatttttgcacgctccgctgtggcagatattaatgctggtgactgtactaacagtgtttagatcattttgagcatgGTGCTCAGAGCACCACACACAAGTCCTGAACTTCCGCTGCTAACTATACGATGGACAGAGGTAAcgaaaattaaacaataaaaagctATAATGTACAATATCCATGTTCTCTGATGTAAGTACACTTTTCATACAAAACTATGTGAGGACCGTACCGCTGCCGCGTGGTTTCCGCTAAGTGCCTATTTTGATGGTTGCCGTAGACGCCGCCGCCGCTGGttaagtacagtaaaaaaatatccacCAGAAATGATACCTACTTTGTGAATACAattatgaatgttttttttgtgctgATTGTCTAAGGTTGTCGtgcagcaaaaaaataaatctaaatctacccactttgaaaaaatatctaGATTTAGTAATTTAACTTGGTTTTAGCTTgacagtttcatacattttgacactattAAACCGAGCTTAACACTGATTCTAGATTTTTTCCCCAGCAAGTGGAGTGGCCTTTAACGTTTAGTACAACCTCACATAAAATAGGCactaaacttaattaaaaatccATATTTATATATTCCTTCCATACAGCTTTGAGAAGTTATGAGAAGTTTTGAGAAGTTGTGGTTTTgtgtacatttaaaaaatgtatgcatgtattaatataatttttgtatatGAATTGGACATACACACAAATTATGCTAccgctttaaaaaaatataagcacAAGTTTATTTGCTATGTTTTGTTTGTGATAAAATTACTGTTAGCTGACTTGGTCATTTTGTCTTCAAACATAGTATTACATACAATAATACTCAATTTTATGAGTTGATTACAATTACATTACCCAAAAGCTTTGACTGATTCAAGGTTTTGAATCAAATTATCTATATTATtggttattaaaatatttatgagtTTGTCcgatttattaattcaaaatcTATTTTCATGAACTAGGTAAGATCAAGTAGTCATACATTTTGAAACATCAATTCCAAGATGCTATGAAAggatgatttttgtttttaaatgtaaacataGGTCTTGTAAACAAATTTTGTGTTATGCATTTTGATCAGATAGGTGTATATTCAATTTTCTAGTCAGTGAAAAGTTTTTGTATCGCTTTAATAAATCAGTTAGACATGaaacttgtttaattttataaaccatatatatattacttttaatcttctAATTTTTTCATGTTCATTGGCTTGTAATACCTACTTTCCTCTGAATGATAAATGTGTAGATAACTTACAATAaaagtgcaataaaaaaaacaagagatctCCAACATTTTATTACcatgtaaaatataaaagtgtATAAGAATAACAAGTACCccaggttaaaaaaaaagattacatctatactaaaataataaatactattgGTTACAGTTTAAAGCAACAGATGTTTgtgatgtcaggatttttaaatttcattaaatattataatcttACAGCTGGTAGGTAAATGGGATGTCAATAAAATTACAGTAGCTCAAGatgaattaaaacaataatacatcATTTTCAACatatacctataatatttgtCAGGTACCTCAATaactgtaaaaatattaaaacattgcttgtgtaaaataataaaaattatgttcAAGTCCCATTACTGCTGGAAGCTACATTTTATGTTTTCATCAtagttaaaaaattgaaaagcCTGACcttaatatttattcataaatgCCAATTAAAAATAGTCAGATCTTTTCCACAGTGCCTTAAATATGTAATAACTTGCTATAATAATTCTGCACCAATTATAATATGACTATTTCTCGAAAAGATGTCCATTTCCAGTTGTCCActaattaagaaaaatatatagttcctgatgctatttcaacacaaaaaataagtaatgttgtgtttatgttttatgatctcatccttagtgttaataatttcttgacaaaaagatttcttgtcaatttcctGACGGGACAACTTTATGAGAAATACTCATATAACACTTCAGATCTTTTACAAAGTGCCAATATATTGTGAACCATAATTGCCTAAATGGTGTAAGGGATAGTTGAGTCATTTCCCTTCATACCAATTTAGATTATGTATAACctatattacaaattaaactggAATGTATCAGTAACAGTTATTAACATTAGTACATTCTTTGTCAATGATCCATTAATAATGCATAAGTGCAGTCAAACAATTTAATACCTAAGCTAGGCTACTATAaaacattatcattataagaTTTATATGATTCGACAagtattttcacagaaaaactaaattatttactaCAATAAATGTTTATGGTGGCCCAGGACTCAGGAGCCAAATTGGTTGACTGACTGTACATCATACATATTTGCAGCTTGTTCCATATAACATTTGAGCACGATTTTTGGACAATAGTTGCATTCAAATCACAAAAGGCCACCCGCATTCTAACTTTATTTAAATGTCTTAATAGTTATGTTAGTCTTTTTAAATATACTGTTGAAAACAAAAGATCTAAACAGTAAAATAAACTGAGTATTCTTGAGATGTAACTTAAAagcatttattcattttaacaTCAGCGGACAACACGCAATTCAATGGTTGAATTCTTTGTAGTTATCATAGAGAGCAATTGGTTTTCTGACTCCTGTGGCAGCTCATGCCAGGCACACTTCCCAATGAGTGGCACTTCCTCTAAAGGTGGCCTGAAAGCTACCAGAAGGGTGAGACAGCATCCATCGCAGGAAGGATCTGCCTCCACATTGAGCAAGCCCAGTGGGCGATGCTGGCCCACATCAGCCCCAAACATCTCTACCATAAACCTCCTCAAAGTTGAGTGGACACTTTTTGCTGGATTTATCTCGCACACAGGAAAATGAATGGCAGATTTTTCACTCAACAACACATGCAGCCTATTTGTACTTCTCCTTTTAATAACGACTATCAATCTTAGCAAGTCTTTGACATGGGGAATGGCAGCAGGCAAGATATTTCTGTGCCATGcatttttagtataattttctttgtatAGCTGAGCTTTTTCAATAAGATGTAGTATATCATTAGATCTCAAAGTTATCTCTTGTAGATTTGATATCCATTTTGCTTGTAAAGATTCCTTATCTGCTTTGGCTGGTGTTTTGAGCTCTCCGCCTGTCACCTGTCCAGTCAACACGAACCGGTACCACAAACCACCGGCCGTCTCGACGACCAATAGCGTTGTTGGGTTGCAATGTAAGCCAGTTTCTTCAAGCACTTCTCGGATAGTGGCTTGTACAATGGTTTCACCTTTCTCCATGCGACCGGCAGGCAAGTACCACTTACCAGCACAGCTTTCTTTCGCTTCCTGCATCATTAATATTTCATTCCGGTCGTTAATCATAACACAAGCAACGACGTATGTAACGTTTTCTCCAAGTACCGGTTTAAAGTCAGAGGGTGTCGTAGGTGTAATTCCTTGGGATTCCGCAACAGAATTTTGATCAGCAATAGTGAAGTCACAAAAGTCGTTTTGTTCACCTTCCAGGCCTAAACCATCGAGTAGTCGAGCAACATTTGAATCTACTTGGCGCgacatatttacctactttagaTTCAACCACGATACCACTACTTATTTGCACAAAGTCTATAAAACTCAACACAAGTGATTTGGTTAAACGGGATGCGCaggttttatatgtattatttgaATACTGTGcactaataatttttaaatggaaATATTTCGCACACTATTAGATTTACGTCAGTAGAAACGACAAGTTAgttatgacttatgacttatgacttatTGTATGCAATGTTGCCAACTCCTAGAAACTCGTCGCTAAGCTAAGCAAATTTACCATCGAGACCCACACagacacagcagggctactacgaaactcgagttcgtgtcgtaccgtccctctcgctctcgtattaaatagtataaggtaagtgtcagagggacggcacgacacgaacttcgagttgcgagtttcgtagtagccctgcaggtattatataaaaaaaaatacttattgtcGAACTATTTCAGTCACTGATAAAAAATCGAGCTTTTTTCATGCGTGCGTGTGTAAGCAAAACGATCGaaaactcatattaaattatattatagaggataactcacgtcttaaaccgagtttatcgaaaactgtcaaaaaattCTGACAGCCAGTGGAAGTGGACGGATCGAACTTATTCGGCCCACCAACTTGCTTACCGTGCTTTTGGTgaatttatcaataaaattcTACCAAATTCTTCCTAAAAACAATGGCCATGATGAAGACAAATATGCTGGTATGTTTTTAGTTATTCttgaaagtaaaagtaaaatatgttTATAACCTTTATGACACCGATAAAATTACGTAATGTTTCTAGGTGCGAAGCCTGAGCACCTCATCCACTGCTGCCCAGCTCGTTAAGCCTCCTGTACAAGTTTTTGGTTTGGAGGGTCGATATGCGTCAGCACTATACTCGGCAGCCACCAAGAGCAAGTCCTTGGACGTCGTTGAGAAGGAACTTTCCTCGTTCCAGCAATCGATGAAAACTGACGCTAAATTGAAGGAGTTCATCATTAACCCATCTATGAAGAGAAACCTTAAATCCGATGGTTTGAAACATGTTGCTGCCAAGGTATGTACAATGGATAGATACTTATGATAGTATTTATTGAGATATATGAGAAACAGTTTCAGTATTGAGTTTTCTCATTGGGAATTCAAGCATATAATGTGATCATGTAAATACAACCATAGACATTTTCTGAGCAAAGTATaggtttgtaaataaaaatcagtCATTGCTAAAGAAACAGTATTTTTCCATACATCAGTTTCAATAAATagattttcatttgatatatttttccTTGATAGATAAACCTGTCCCCCAACACAGGCAACTTGTTGTGCCTTCTGGCTGAAAATGGGCGTCTTGGCAAGTTGGATGCTGTCATCAATGCCTTCAAAACAATAATGGCTGCTCACCGTGGAGAGGTGACTTGCGAGGTTGTTACTGCTAAGCCCTTGGATCAAGCTCAGAGACAAGCTTTGGAAGCTGCTTTGAAGGTATTGACTACTTGCTCTGACAGATCACTAATAATGTGACTTACTAATTGGAGATTAAGATtgctttataaatttaattagctTACGAGCCCATGACTTTATGCTGCAAAGAATTTGTTAATTGCTGGCCAATAataggaactatgcaattttataaATTCAAGTAATGAACtgtgtgcaaaatttcatcaaaatccattactattttttgtatgaaaaaaatgacaaatatgcACACAGAATGCATTAACAAACTATTGTGACTATTAATACTATTAGGGATATGTTTAATTTAGACTAGAATTAGCTAAATTTATCAATTACCTTATCAAAATAAAGTTAAGAACTTTAACCTAACCTCTTAGGTCCTTTTACATAGTAAACTTGGTTTtatctttttaatatttaaatcaacaacattaataattgaaaaataattgatatcTCTGAATATATCTATTTTAAGTTAAATCCGTTTATCGTTTTTGGAcatgaataaaagaaaaataacacaCTTAATTTTTTACTGCAAAATATTTGATGGCAGGCGGCAGCTGTAGAATGTGTTTATTCTCCACAGAAATTCCTGAAGAGCAACGAAACACTTCACCTCACGGCCAAGGTTGACCCTGCCCTGGTTGGAGGCATGGTAGTCTCAATCGCCGACAGATATGTAGACATGAGTGTTGCCAGCAAAGTCAAGAAGTACACAGAACTCATTAGCACTCctgtttaaattttgaaacaatAGCTGTCAAGTTATAATAACCTAGTGATGTTTACTCTAAATTAAATTgatcagaaatcattatttttttattgatttaatgaTAAGAAAATGAATTCCTTAAATTACTTTAGCTAAAATGGTTTTTAACGTTGCAATatagcagtgtttttcaacctgtgggtcgcgaccccctgGGGGGAAAATGTGCTGTTTTATTTGAGATATGTTATGTACTGTTTTTATCTCAGCCCAGATATTCTTGAGTGCGAACCTTGACTgcacaaaaattaaatatttacctcTTGATAGATGTAAGCTCTCATGCATATTCCTCTACCATACTTTCTGGCCGCTCATGGTTCAGGCTGCGCATTATAACTAATCTCACATACTGGTCTGAGCTGTTGGTTGTCCTGAGTACTTTTAAGGGCAGTGAGGGTGATATTAAAATTGTCCAATGTCATCAGTTTCAAAAATCTTGCAGAAACTGGGGCACCCTGCATAGATTGCAGAACCTTGAGCATTTTTGTGCAAAGTACCCAGTTTAGTTAAACATAACTATAATATTTGCTGTATCTTATGCACATcagtgcataaaataaagtaaataattaagtagtaTCATATTCTGATTATAGGGGCCCCCTC
This window encodes:
- the LOC141436390 gene encoding ATP synthase subunit O, mitochondrial-like, with amino-acid sequence MAMMKTNMLVRSLSTSSTAAQLVKPPVQVFGLEGRYASALYSAATKSKSLDVVEKELSSFQQSMKTDAKLKEFIINPSMKRNLKSDGLKHVAAKINLSPNTGNLLCLLAENGRLGKLDAVINAFKTIMAAHRGEVTCEVVTAKPLDQAQRQALEAALKKFLKSNETLHLTAKVDPALVGGMVVSIADRYVDMSVASKVKKYTELISTPV
- the LOC141436388 gene encoding 8-oxo-dGDP phosphatase NUDT18, with protein sequence MSRQVDSNVARLLDGLGLEGEQNDFCDFTIADQNSVAESQGITPTTPSDFKPVLGENVTYVVACVMINDRNEILMMQEAKESCAGKWYLPAGRMEKGETIVQATIREVLEETGLHCNPTTLLVVETAGGLWYRFVLTGQVTGGELKTPAKADKESLQAKWISNLQEITLRSNDILHLIEKAQLYKENYTKNAWHRNILPAAIPHVKDLLRLIVVIKRRSTNRLHVLLSEKSAIHFPVCEINPAKSVHSTLRRFMVEMFGADVGQHRPLGLLNVEADPSCDGCCLTLLVAFRPPLEEVPLIGKCAWHELPQESENQLLSMITTKNSTIELRVVR
- the LOC141436386 gene encoding peroxisomal N(1)-acetyl-spermine/spermidine oxidase isoform X1 encodes the protein MGDDNLNSSKQCDTNKCNVLIIGGGMAGLAAANELIKNGMYNFRILEARKRLGGRIVSIPLKNHDVELGANWIHGILSNPIFEIAMANGLVNIINIPKPHKVIAATEDGKQVPFGVLQEIHEAYVVFLRRCEEYFLCQYLPPPDVLSVGEHINLEATIYLERLPSSEEKKLRRLIFDCLLKRETCISGCNSMDEIDLLELGSYTELQGGNIMIPKGYSSILQPLLKDIPPEKILSAHPVTKITWDSGQHGSCKSLEDGGEESEDSDQTVIEDISKTSTSDNVNPSEGSLLAESAHKPKKKNGNYVEVVCENGETFYANHVICTIPLGVLKEQAKDLFQPELPQYKMESIERLLFGTVNKIFLEYDRPFLNPDVTEIMLLWENTTTPEDMADSWYKKIYSFSKVTETLLLGWVSGKEAEYLETLSMDVVGVTCTNILRKFLNDPFVPEPQKCVCTSWNKQPYTRGSYTALAVGSSQSDIESLAQPLFRNVHDKKPALLFAGEHTHSSYYSTVHGAYLSGQTAAKRLLTPSEPEENFLECPGSADLTSWIQGIQLEG
- the LOC141436386 gene encoding peroxisomal N(1)-acetyl-spermine/spermidine oxidase isoform X2, whose product is MNLSKMVIAATEDGKQVPFGVLQEIHEAYVVFLRRCEEYFLCQYLPPPDVLSVGEHINLEATIYLERLPSSEEKKLRRLIFDCLLKRETCISGCNSMDEIDLLELGSYTELQGGNIMIPKGYSSILQPLLKDIPPEKILSAHPVTKITWDSGQHGSCKSLEDGGEESEDSDQTVIEDISKTSTSDNVNPSEGSLLAESAHKPKKKNGNYVEVVCENGETFYANHVICTIPLGVLKEQAKDLFQPELPQYKMESIERLLFGTVNKIFLEYDRPFLNPDVTEIMLLWENTTTPEDMADSWYKKIYSFSKVTETLLLGWVSGKEAEYLETLSMDVVGVTCTNILRKFLNDPFVPEPQKCVCTSWNKQPYTRGSYTALAVGSSQSDIESLAQPLFRNVHDKKPALLFAGEHTHSSYYSTVHGAYLSGQTAAKRLLTPSEPEENFLECPGSADLTSWIQGIQLEG